The sequence below is a genomic window from Nitrospinota bacterium.
TTGAGCGGAAATATTCGACATAGTCCTTGTCGGTTTTCACGATGTGTACCTGTATCCATTCGGTAAGTACGCCGGTAATTTCAGCGCTAATGATCTTGCTGTTGGACTTGTCGGCTTTGGACTGGACATACAGGCCTTTCACCTCGTTCATGAAATTATCGTGTTCCTGCTTGTGATGCTCATATTCGGGGTATTCGTTCTTGAAAAGGAATATTTCCTCCTCGAGAAAATGTGTCATCGTGAAGTTTAGAATGGATTTAAAAGTGTGTTCTATCATATCTTCGGATCTGTTCCCCATCATGATGTCCCGAAGCTCATTTATGTATTCGAACAGTTCCTTGTGCTGGCTGTCAAATTTATCGATGCCAAGCGAATATTTATCATCCCATTCAAGTCGGGGCATGACGTGAATATGGTCAGTTATTACCTTTTTATCCATATAGCTTCCTTAATTATTTGTTCTGCCCGGCACTGATTCATTGCCGGATTAAACCAATTCTCCCCCCGCAGCATTCTAAACCAGTACTGGCAAGAATTTCTATAGTAATGGCAGTCACAACAGCAAAATATCTTGTATAG
It includes:
- a CDS encoding bacteriohemerythrin, coding for MDKKVITDHIHVMPRLEWDDKYSLGIDKFDSQHKELFEYINELRDIMMGNRSEDMIEHTFKSILNFTMTHFLEEEIFLFKNEYPEYEHHKQEHDNFMNEVKGLYVQSKADKSNSKIISAEITGVLTEWIQVHIVKTDKDYVEYFRSKNIEFP